A stretch of Procambarus clarkii isolate CNS0578487 chromosome 20, FALCON_Pclarkii_2.0, whole genome shotgun sequence DNA encodes these proteins:
- the LOC123755243 gene encoding uncharacterized protein → MDPYQGMDDPIEATVNGRQPSEPQSAVDSPPELLSTADSPPEPQTTADRPPEPQTTADRPPEPQSTADSPPEPLSTADRPPEPQSTADRPPEPQTTADRPPEPQSTADSPPEPLSTADRPPEPQSTADRPPELQSTADSPPEPQSTADSPQSYSQRPTAPRATVNGRQAPRATVNGRQAPRATVNGRQPPRATVNGRQPPRATVNGRQPPRATVNGRQPPRATVNGRQAPRATVNGRQPPEPQSTADSSPEPQSTADSPPEL, encoded by the exons ATGGATCCGTATCAAGGGATGGATGATCCCATTGA AGCCACAGTCAACGGCCGACAGCCGTCAGAGCCACAGTCAGCGGTCGACAGCCCCCCAGAGCTACTGTCAACGGCCGACAGCCCCCCAGAGCCGCAGACAACGGCCGACAGACCCCCAGAGCCGCAGACAACGGCCGACAGACCCCCAGAGCCACAGTCAACGGCCGACAGCCCCCCAGAGCCACTGTCAACGGCCGACAGGCCCCCAGAGCCACAGTCAACGGCCGACAGGCCCCCAGAGCCGCAGACAACGGCCGACAGACCCCCAGAGCCACAGTCAACGGCCGACAGCCCCCCAGAGCCACTGTCAACGGCCGACAGGCCCCCAGAGCCACAGTCAACGGCCGACAGGCCCCCAGAGCTACAGTCAACGGCCGACAGCCCTCCAGAGCCACAGTCAACGGCCGACAGCCCCCAGAGCTACAGTCAACGGCCGACAGCCCCCAGAGCCACAGTCAACGGCCGACAGGCCCCCAGAGCCACAGTCAACGGCCGACAGGCCCCCAGAGCTACAGTCAACGGCCGACAGCCCCCCAGAGCCACTGTCAACGGCCGACAGCCCCCCAGAGCCACAGTCAACGGCCGACAGCCCCCCAGAGCCACTGTCAACGGCCGACAGCCCCCCAGAGCCACTGTCAACGGCCGACAGGCCCCCAGAGCCACAGTCAACGGCCGACAGCCCCCAGAGCCACAGTCAACGGCCGACAGCTCCCCAGAGCCACAGTCAACGGCCGACAGCCCCCCAGAGCTATAG
- the LOC123755242 gene encoding uncharacterized protein, whose translation MAYVEPPQYVDVEPPQYVDVEPPQYVDVQPPQYVDVEPPQYVDVEPPQYVDVEPPQYVDVEPPQYVDVEPPQYVDVEPPQYVDVEPPQYVDVEPPQYFDVEPPQYVDVEPPQYVDVEPPQYVDVEPPQYVDVEPPQYVDVEPPQYVDVEPPQYVDVEPPTYADVEPPQYADVEPPQYVDVEPPQYVDVEPPQYVDVEPPQYADVEPPQYADVEPPQYVDVEPPQYVDVEPPQYVDVEPPQYVDVEPPQYVDVEPPQYVDVEPPQYVDVEPPQYVDVEPPQYVDVEPPQYVDVEPPQYVDVEPPQYVDVEPPQYVDVEPPQYVDAFIC comes from the exons ATGGCGTATGTTGAACCCCCACAATATGTTGATGTTGAACCCCCACAATATGTTGATGTTGAACCCCCACAGTATGTTGATGTTCAACCCCCACAATATGTTGATGTTGAACCCCCACAATATGTTGATGTTGAACCCCCACAATATGTTGATGTTGAACCCCCACAATATGTTGATGTTGAACCCCCACAATATGTTGATGTTGAACCCCCACAATATGTTGATGTTGAACCCCCACAATATGTTGATGTTGAACCCCCACAATATGTTGATGTTGAACCCCCACAATATTTTGATGTTGAACCCCCACAATATGTTGATGTTGAACCCCCACAATATGTTGATGTTGAACCCCCACAATATGTTGATGTTGAACCCCCACAATATGTTGATGTTGAACCCCCACAATATGTTGATGTTGAACCCCCACAATATGTTGATGTTGAACCCCCACAATATGTTGATGTTGAACCCCCCACA TATGCTGATGTTGAACCCCCACAGTATGCTGATGTTGAACCCCCACAATATGTTGATGTTGAACCCCCACAGTATGTTGATGTTGAACCCCCACAGTATGTTGATGTTGAACCCCCACAGTATGCTGATGTTGAACCCCCACAGTATGCTGATGTTGAACCCCCACAATATGTTGATGTTGAACCCCCACAGTATGTTGATGTTGAACCCCCACAGTATGTTGATGTTGAACCCCCACAGTATGTTGATGTTGAACCCCCACAGTATGTTGATGTTGAACCCCCACAGTATGTTGATGTTGAACCCCCACAGTATGTTGATGTTGAACCCCCACAGTATGTTGATGTTGAACCCCCACAGTATGTTGATGTTGAACCCCCACAATATGTTGATGTTGAACCCCCACAATATGTTGATGTTGAACCCCCACAATATGTTGATGTTGAACCCCCACAATATGTTGATGTTGAACCCCCACAATATGTTGATGCTTTTATCTGTTGA